DNA sequence from the Oryza brachyantha chromosome 5, ObraRS2, whole genome shotgun sequence genome:
GAAAGATCAGCATGAATTCTGTTCAAGCACTCTTCAGCAGATTTTCCAGGAACCTGAAAAGTTTTTTGACTCAGAAATTGCTGAACTAATAAATGATAAAGGTAGATGTACATTAAGCAAAATGCCACTTAAGTATTTCAAAGAAGTGCAACTGAGATTGTCATCATGGTGCACATGGCCCACATTGACAACATATGCTAAACAGCACTGGAAAATTAACTGAAACCAGCACAAGTTGTACAAAATCCAGTTGCAACAACACTAGAAAAAGAGTTTGACAGTAAAATTCTTGCATTATGACTTTAATTCTGAAGATCCTTTTGGTGTTATTGTATAAAGAGgtgatcttttggctttttcaggGAATAATTTGagaatagaaattttatatgcatgttcttagtaatctaaaaaccaaggctGCAAATAAACTGcgataaaagaaaatccaaaatcaactccaaatttaaggttaaaaattcaaatttgggcttataagcataaacaaaagtgaaaagatgtggGTATAAGAAGAAAGGAGATAACATCTCCAAGCGATATCGATTAATTGCAATGCATGCCATATTACTGGCCAGCGTCTACAATTTACTTCATCTGGCCATTGTCAAATTCGTTTACCTAGTTATTGGAcataaattttgcatatttgataCTAAGATCAGAAGAGTACTATCTTTCATGTACATGacatatttcatataaaaagagCAGCATTAGGATCATCATTACTACTTTCCCCTTCAGTGCAAAATCAATTGGGGGAAATTAAAAATCCCATCATAAGTGAGTTATACGCTTGTAACAAACCCAACATGTAATCAGGAAATGCATACTCTACTGTTTAACTTATTTATCACCCTACTGGTTAACTTATTTATCACCCACTTATGGTATATTTTGGACAGGCGGTTTACCCTTTTACTGGATGTCTGATGTACAGCAGTCATTGTAAGAAGAGACAAGTACTGAAGGCCAATTGCAAGAGAATTGACATGGGACCTAGCCAATGTTATCTGATCGCCTGACCAACCCTGATATCCAAGGCACCAATCATGTCGATTAGGACGATCAATCGTCGATCACATATATTAACTCAGGTTAATTGATACTATAATGTATAGTGCATACTGCATAGTATAAAGCAATCAGAGTATGGGGGATGGAGGTGCACTAACTGCTGGAGGAGCTCATCTTCCTGGCACTGACAGTACTTGAGGAGCAACACCCAGTGGAGACTGCCACTGGAGCCGCCAGCAGCAGATCAGGGCAGTAACTTGAGGGTGACGGTGGTGGGAACAGCTTGGACGAGAAGAGAGGGTGGCAACAAGACACGAGTCACGACACATCTGCGGGAGAGGGCAATGACTTCTGGAGAGAGGGCAACAGCTTCTGGGGTACTAAACCCTATGGAGAATGGGCTGGGTCAATACTGCCAAGGCCCAACTTCACATGCAGCCCAAAACGCATACAAAAAGTAATCGATACCTAGCCTAATTGGATGACTAATCACAACTGATCAACAGCTAATTGGATGATCAGATTTCTGAACAAGCTGATCGAGTGAATAGCCCTGATCGGAGTCAGTGGACCGATCAATTAGGACGATTAATCGTGATTAATCAGACGATCAGATAACATTGGACCTAGCACAATGAGTCATCAACTAATGTCCATTGATGAACCATTCCAACTATAGTAAGGAACAATGTTTCTTCAAGCACTAATTTGCATATTATCAATCAGCTGTTGGaagtacaaataaataataaaaccattgatgcaaaaaaaaggggggggggggtgataCCATTTTTGAAACTTTCTTCCAGAAATTTGGGGATGGTCGAGCAGTGAAGTAAGCTTTGCGCAATACCATGTCCTGCTCTTCTGACCAGTTATGACCACATTGTGTTTCTCCTCTTTCACTACCATCTAGCTCTTTATTATTGCTCTCAGCATCCACCAATCTATCACAAAATTTAGGCTGTACCATTGAAGAAGAGCTACTTTCACTCTTTTTGTGTCTTGTGTTTATAGGCTTATTGGTTGGTGCAATTTCTTGGAATTCCAGGGGCGATGGTTTGTGATCGTGACGACTCTGACTCTTATATGAGGACATTCCTCCTTCAGttcccctcttcctctttCTTGCCAGCTTCTTGCAGCAACTGGAATATGACGCTTCCTTCTCAGTTTTTTTGCATGATGGATATGGTACACTTGTCCTGGGAGAAATATGCTGGCAATCTTGAAAACATACTTTTTGTGAATCCATGTGGTTTACCATCGTCGTAGAATGCTTTACCACAGCATTTCTCAGGCTCCTTGATGATTTTTCACAAGTCTGGTGTACACTGAAAGCATTTTGATTGGTTTGATTTTGATGAAGCCGTAGGGATCTCCGAAAAGGAATTGCTGACTGATTTCCCCTGACCATAGATTCCTGAAAATAGTAGAAATTACCACACTATTTTTCCAAAGACAAACATTACATGAAATGATTTAAGCATTCTAATCATTGTTAGTATTAGGATTCAACAGGCACGAGGATCCAACCAATCCAAGCTAGAAATCAAGAAAGCACAAGAACTATTGTTGGGACAAAGTAGGGTAGAAGATTTTGCTTCATGCATGATCCACTGGATTCATCTTTTGATAAAAGCCTCAAAGGGACAAAGTAGGGTATTTGCTCGACATGCATCGTCCACTGGAGAAAGTTACTATTCAGTGTTCATCTTTTGATGGAAGCCTCAAAACAATATACAATGACAAATTTGGGGAAGAAAAATGGGGTTTTGTCTACCAAATCAGAAAATAGTGAATAAAACATAGAATAAGAAAATCGTGAACTAAGCAATAATGTCATGTATCTCATAAAGGCCTGTATATCTCCCCTATACtgttaataacaaaacaatgatTAAGCCACATCAACAAGTTTTGAACCATTAACTTAACCTGCCCATTTGATTATCTCTGTATTTGGCATACCTCCTAGAGATGCCAAATCATGTAAGGGAATTCAGCTACAGACCTAACTATAATTCTTTTTGCTGGCATAACCAGTTTAACGGAGGGTGCAGGATGAGGTGGTGGCAACAAGCCCTACACAGCTAAAAGGACTAGGGTGTATGCACGATGTCAGTAGGGAGGTCATCGTCATCAAAACTGCATATGTGGCTCAACAACAGGCCCTGACATGACTATGTATGCTGTGATCTTGCTTAGTTGTCAACCAAAAGGGCATATTAAGGCCACagtcatcaccattcaaagaCCAGCTCATGGTATTGCCAGCTAGCTGCAGCAAGCAATGAAGTTGGCTAATGAGTATACAGTCAGGGAGAACAACCTACATTCTAGCTGCATCTGATCAGTCTTGTAAAAATTCAGTGCAAGTGCATGTACTGCAGTGCTGCACTACAGAGATTTGCAATTTGCAGAATATGTATAGGAGTAGGACAAGCGTAAATAAGTGATATACGTATTAGGTGTTACATTATCAAATTCTATACATGTTGCAGTGtcaattaaataagaattttcaagtttatgaCACATTATGGTAACattattaacatatatttgatcaaactcAATATGATTCACATAAATGCATGTCATGTTCAAGGAGCAACCATATTTAGGAGTTTTGTATTTCTTTATACATTTATATCTATACAGGctagtacaatttttttcaacctAACAAATAACTTCTGAAATATGACATTTCAGTAGTGCTAAATGCACCATTTCCTTTATTGATTGTTCAACCAAGGTTGGAGAGTATCATTATAGTGAAACAACACTTCTGGCAGACTCtgtaaattaattactttgttagcaaagaaaaggatgaacataaaaaacatcaaTTTATTTCTAAGAAATAATGAACATATTAATTCTATATATTGGCAAAATGAACAGAAAAGCATATCGACTTATTTACAGTGTTCATTAATTCTATATATTGGCAAAATGTATAGAAAACACATCAATTTATTTCCGAGAAATGATGAGCATATTATCAGATAATAAAAGTAAGCCTGTTTTGTAGAAATTGCCCTGGCAATTAAAATCACATTTAGACAAAGATCAGTAAACAGTTGACCTCTGTATGTACAGCTCAATACAGAGGAGTCAGTTAATCTTAATAACGATAAATCACAGGCTATatttaaattgttttaaataCTACCTACATATTTAAATGTACTATGACACTTTGACTTTTGGACATgaactttgaccattaatcTTATTCaagttttttggaaaaaaaaatttgttttgttatgactTGTTTTATACCTGTAAGTACTTTATTAAgcgaaatttatatatttttgaatatttgtactattttttaaataagaccaaTGGTCAATCGTCGAGTCTAAAAATCAAAGCTTTATAcatggaggtagtagtttcCAGGAGAATGAAGAGCTTTGAATGAGATCTCTCAACAAAGTAGGGTGGAGCAATTAAATGGATACTTTGATGGTtatttcaaagaaattaatattgCCTATTGGTTTATCGTTACTTCAGATGGTACAAGTAATTTAACAAATACATAATCATGATCAAGCAATACCTTGCACACCCCATCGACCAAATGAGGGGGATTGGAAATGAGACGTGGGGACCGGCGGGGAGGAGCAGCAGGCGGGCGCTTCTCTGCAGTCTCCTCACTCCAGATGCCACGTTTACCTGTATTCTTGCTGTTCAGCGAGATGGCTCGCTTCTTCAATGATTGGGCCTCCTGGTCGCCCTTTGGGTTCTTGGCTGGGGAAGAGGACTGCAGAGCGGTCAAGCTGCAAAGCGTCGAGTGGTGAGAGCGTAGCCGCCCCTTCCACGGAGTATCGCTGGCATTCAGGGTGGAGGATCCACTTTTCTTCGCCATGTTTGTTGATATGTTCTCCTCTCAGGCTATGTTCGGCACCTGGTGACAATACACAAGCAAATCGCAAGTGGGTGAGAAGGAAGATGTGGGCGTAGGATGTGAACCTATCATatctcgccgccgcacccgtacccttgaaaaaaattatgcccACGAGTATACCTGTCACTACATCACAGGCAAAAAACTCTGCCCAAACCCGCTACCCGCGGGCGCCATATACCATGGGTATACCTGTTTACCAGCCAACAATGACAGcccataaaacataattttgctTCAGTGGTGCTAACATCTCAGctccatcaaaattttactaaatCTGAAACACACAATTATAGGCTACAATGACAGCccataaaacataaacaagCACACATATACCAGCACACATACAGATGAATTTATATCTTTAAGAAGTTCcaaaatactctctccatttaaCAAATAAGAAATACATGCAAGAACATATACAAGCACACATATACATTATGGGTCTGTTTGGTTACTTGTATGATCTCAACCTGGTCCGTATCCTCTAGCCTGGTTGCTCTCAGCCTGGTTAAAGTCATACAATTGGTTGTATTTGGTTGTCTGTATGAGTTTATCCTAGATGACCTGAGATCCTATTTGATTGGTTGTATCTCTGGATGCTGTATCCAGaagatgttgtttggttggatgattTTGACTTGAGTTCAGTCACCTCTTGTGTTGAGTGGTAAGGTCACCGCATGAATCATTCCAATGAAAATTTATGTGAAGTGCATACTGTTGTGCAGtgaataaattttcaaattaattttaatttgaaaaagtctttatataattaataaaatgaacagcttatatatttttcgaaCTCATATGTGAGGACGTACCTCAACACTTGTTGCATAACTTtcttatatgataaaatagaaacatgAACAAATATCACAAATTAGAATGTGTGGAGCTGTACAGTAATTAGAAATTGTACAGTAATTAGAATGTGTGGAGCTGTACCCAGCCAAAAAGTACAGTTTGATATAAGAGGGAGTAATGAAACAACATTAATCCTTAAAACAGAGACAATCCCTAAAATACAAAGTCCTATGACCAATTATCAAGCAATCTGTAAGTTATGGCTTAAAAGGTGAGAATTGAAATTTCAtgtgttgaaaaaggaaatgaTACAAGGTTACATACTTCTAGTACAGTATATTATCTATACAATTTATATCAACTCAACAAGCAATCAAATGACAGATGACGTTCCGAATGAGATCTGACTACCTAAAAGgctaaaacaaatcaacatcTCTTCACTCCCACTCAAATATTTTGCTGATCTACGCAGATTATGTATAACTAAATAATAAGATAGAGACAATTTACAATAATATGCCCAGCAGTTGATAGAAACATAAAGTAGCTATCTTCAGATATTTGTTTGGCAACGCGTTTTGATTTAAATTGTTCTTGACTTCCACACCCTGGAATGTGGAAACCTGCCATCTTTTCTAACCAATcaaaagtttatattaaattctAGTAGTCAACTgtcaaagtaaaaaatgatACCATACTTTTGGTACTTTGCCTACAGAACCTGTCAAACAGACCTACATTGTTGCAGTTAAAATTGGGCAATGTAATCAAATGAATGTTTGGTGTTGGATTAGCATTtcccaacaaaataaacagggaaacttatgtttatatctcACCAGTACTTGGCTGCAGAGGATTTCAACAGACGGAGGGCGACCAGCGGGACAGACGGAGGTcgacgggcggaggagggcgactGCAGGAGaagggggcggcggaggaggtcagggcggaggaggacgatggccggaggagggcggggcggaggatggcgaccggcagaggacggcgaccggcggaggacggcgcgacgagcgcAGCGAGGACAACCCGAGCGCGCGTAGGAGGCCTCAAACCCTAGCGAAGCAGCGAAGGGGAGAGAAGTGAGGCCGGGGGAGATGACCCCTCGCTCCTGGGCGGGTGCAGCGGGGCCGCATGCGTTCGGCCTGGCCGACGAGAGAAGCTCAATTCCACCGTTTCTGCTCACCCTAGCTACGGAGCCTTTTTTGCGCCTGCTCGGTCGCTCATCTAAATAACTATCTCCCCGTACGACACATACGAGTAGACGAGTAGGATTAAAAATGATTCGGAATTTTTTCGAAATCCGGACCAGCTTTCGGAAACGGAACTAGTCGGTCGGAATTTTTTGGGAAACGGTATTGgaattggaatttttttcagaaacaGTAACAGATACAGTAGGGGTATTAACCGCGGAACTCGGAATCGGTCGAAAACTTTTCGAAAAAAATCAGAATTCCGATAGCAGGACGGCAACCTCATATCAAATTGGCCCAGTAAGCAATAGCCCAACCGGCCCAAACTTCCAGCTAACCCGAGCATCATCGTGAGGCCGAACAGAGAAGGGAGACGACATCACGTGCATCGAACTTTTGTGCGTGTATGCGCCAGGCGGAGGCTGCCGGCGTCGCTGTCTATTTCcagccccgccgcctccttctaATCCAGCCCCGTCGCCCTCCGGCCTTCGGGCACCAGCCCGCCCCTCCCATCCCAGCCAGCCTTTCACTGCGAGCCCCGACGCCGAGTAGATCCCCCGCCGCCCGTGGTGACAGAGATATCACTATGCTGTCATGGATGACATGTCtcccttgttttttttgtgggaGGGAGCATGGACGGAGGCATGCACTCGCGACCATATTTAATGCGGCCAGGCACACGCCTGCGCCCATCATGAGAGTGGCGTGATGCGTCAGGCGCCCTCTCATCGACATAAATACGGTGATTGGGCGTCGTGGCCAGGTCAAACGCAGGGTTTAAGAAAATGAGTTAGCTAGAAGATTTAAGAAAATGAATTAGCTTCAATAAATTCCCCTTAAATCATTTCTTGCAAACTCAAATAAGCTGTATGTCATagatggatttttttctttgataaaacctttgtaaatatgtccACCAATTGTTGATCTGTTTGATAGAATTCCAGTTTAACTTCCTGTTGATCAACTGCTTCCTGGGTATAATGGTACTTGATAGTAACATGTTTCATCCGGTTATGGTTGATTGGATTTTCACTAATTGATATGGCACGAGTACATGACCGCGATGTTACGTTGCTTTATTGCAAACGTGATTGTTTTCTTCGTAAGACAAATGTTTTTGTCTTCATGCTGATAGTATCATGCACACTGTTATGATTACATTCGACATTGGACGTGTTATCGATTTTGTTTCCTTACTCAAagatatatgaa
Encoded proteins:
- the LOC102706564 gene encoding uncharacterized protein LOC102706564, with amino-acid sequence MAKKSGSSTLNASDTPWKGRLRSHHSTLCSLTALQSSSPAKNPKGDQEAQSLKKRAISLNSKNTGKRGIWSEETAEKRPPAAPPRRSPRLISNPPHLVDGVCKESMVRGNQSAIPFRRSLRLHQNQTNQNAFSVHQTCEKSSRSLRNAVVKHSTTMVNHMDSQKVCFQDCQHISPRTSVPYPSCKKTEKEASYSSCCKKLARKRKRGTEGGMSSYKSQSRHDHKPSPLEFQEIAPTNKPINTRHKKSESSSSSMVQPKFCDRLVDAESNNKELDGSERGETQCGHNWSEEQDMVLRKAYFTARPSPNFWKKVSKMVPGKSAEECLNRIHADLSTPTPIAPRPTKSNINFSPVAHFTLSDPKHRNVLEPSFKRRTAKQKSLAAQKTVRHLLKKQCITDKTEEADHFSVFETSPTVLPLDFSFEGSPGTPGSAGKKLIANLETIKSVGTNSSEPSPAVLKPVKNVILHEKYVDRLSRREGQKRAGKKAAGSKALDSVKTQQTGGLKAARNALISEATDFISHFKKMQSNPLAHVVEDNEDDEIDDIESY